A window of the Cicer arietinum cultivar CDC Frontier isolate Library 1 chromosome 6, Cicar.CDCFrontier_v2.0, whole genome shotgun sequence genome harbors these coding sequences:
- the LOC101507947 gene encoding protein FAR-RED IMPAIRED RESPONSE 1-like — protein sequence MSSSNVDWKPRVGMKFDNIDVAYQFWLTYSVHAGFGVRKRYANKNKDGTISSCRFVCSKEGVRKIDKRDVFVNIHKAETRTDCKARISLVCQNGNFVIHEFVEDHNHPLQLPETTHMLASHRKITEVQAYEIDLADDSGLRQKSTFQLMSTHAGNRANLGFTRLDVKNYLSARRQRSMMYGDVGCLSQYFQRQLLENPSFFHAYQMDIEEQITNVFWCDANMVLDYGYFGDVVSLDTTYCTNHANRPLTIESFKWLFDTFLQAHNHKKPKLIQMGKVYTHVVFELFQNEFKLFLALSILERNESHSLCEYVITMVNHEGFWRVSFDRASTSITCSCRKFETFGILCSHALKVFEANDVKVIPEKYILRRWAREARCGIVHDFRGKEVEGDPKLSRTRKFRQVVSKFIRVAAEASPCEEHLKIVDNYVDVMCKKIKECRLQVIDNEINENPTFVSNNVMQPTGFKIRPNLKRHMHKRPKSFIEKKKAPSRRKKAQDKLGESHMLDKVSCSAPPTYEPPQTQKDQFSFTTLLMAPLDETNVPTLY from the exons ATGTCATCTTCAAATGTTGATTGGAAGCCACGGGTTGGTATGAAATTTGATAATATAGATGTGGCTTATCAATTTTGGCTTACATACAGTGTCCATGCTGGTTTTGGAGTTAGAAAACGTTATGCGAACAAGAATAAAGACGGCACTATATCATCTTGTAGGTTTGTTTGCTCCAAGGAAGGGGTACGAAAGATAGACAAGAgagatgtttttgttaacatccATAAAGCCGAGACTAGAACGGATTGCAAAGCAAGAATTTCACTTGTATGCCAAAATGGAAATTTTGTCATCCATGAATTTGTAGAGGATCATAACCATCCTCTACAACTTCCAGAGACAACACACATGCTTGCATCACATAGGAAGATAACTGAAGTCCAAGCATATGAGATTGATTTGGCTGATGATTCTGGATTAAGGCAAAAGTCAACATTTCAACTTATGAGCACACATGCAGGAAACAGAGCAAATCTTGGATTTACACGGTTGGATGTGAAAAATTACCTCAGTGCAAGAAGACAAAGAAGTATGATGTACGGAGATGTTGGTTGTCTTTCACAATATTTTCAACGACAATTGTTGGAAAATCCGTCTTTTTTTCACGCATACCAAATGGATATAGAAGAACAAATCACaaatgtgttttggtgtgatgCAAATATGGTGTTGGATTACGGGTATTTTGGTGACGTTGTGTCATTGGACACTACATATTGTACCAATCATGCTAATAGACCGCTT ACAATTGAGTCATTTAAGTGGTTGTTTGATACATTCTTACAAGCACACaaccataaaaaaccaaaattgatACAAATGGGAAAAGTGTACACGCACGTTGTATTTGAGTTGTTTCAAAACGAGTTTAAGTTATTCCTAGCTTTATCGATATTAGAGAGAAATGAGTCTCACTCTTTATGTGAATATGTCATAACTATGGTTAACCATGAAGGATTTTGGAGAGTGTCATTCGATCGTGCTTCAACCTCTATTACTTGTAGTTGTCGAAAGTTTGAGACATTTGGCATACTTTGTTCACATGCATTGAAAGTGTTTGAAGCAAATGATGTGAAGGTCATTCCTGAGAAGTATATTTTAAGAAGGTGGGCAAGAGAAGCTCGTTGTGGCATTGTGCACGATTTTAGGGGAAAAGAGGTTGAAGGAGATCCAAAGTTATCTCGAACACGGAAGTTTAGACAAGTTGTCTCTAAATTTATTAGAGTGGCGGCCGAGGCATCGCCTTGTGAAGAACACCTTAAGATTGTTGATAACTATGTAGATGTCATGTGTAAGAAAATAAAGGAATGTCGCTTACAAGTCATAGACAATGAAATTAATGAGAACCCGACATTTGTGAGTAATAATGTTATGCAACCAACGGGGTTCAAGATACGGCCTAACTTAAAGAGACACATGCATAAGCGTCCTAAGAGttttattgaaaagaaaaaagctCCGTCTAGAAGGAAAAAAGCTCAG gatAAACTTGGAGAAAGTCACATGCTCGACAAAGTATCTTGTTCAGCACCTCCAACTTATGAGCCCCCACAAACACAAAAGGATCAGTTCAGTTTCACAACATTGTTGAtg gCACCCCTTGATGAGACAAACGTTCCAACATTATACTGA